The following proteins are encoded in a genomic region of Necator americanus strain Aroian chromosome II, whole genome shotgun sequence:
- a CDS encoding hypothetical protein (NECATOR_CHRII.G4800.T4) translates to MIVDFIPEIDQIMNDQNCQYDQLYGGYASAAQGSRVLSTTGTTEITTLTPFAAPQPTTDYAVGYDLYRYSTYYPPYTGQTTTSSTFYPELTTFSVPRTGDFTNSTEQKDPTTGIKIEKDGTVPISDTLLHASSTMSGDDVTMETTDPNNPPRRSKLDRRKAATMRERRRLRKVNEAFEIVKQRTCPNPNQRLPKVEILRSAIEYITKLETMLHAEGKMTKIMAQNQMAMHGHSGGEYLPSTSGQFPATFDGFEDDDVSDSDDVDSPQPTADGRKRTSLDRLSRIVANIAGEEGVVAVPTGQTQAEQHANDQVDSGEAEKKLAVLL, encoded by the exons ATGATCGTTgattttattccagaaatagaTCAAATCATGAACGATCAGAATTGTCAATACGATCAATTGTACGGAGGATACGCGAGCGCTGCTCAAGGATCACGGGTTCTATCGACAACAGGTACCACAGAAATCACCACGTTAACACCGTTCGCCGCTCCACAACCAACTACCGACTACGCTGTGGGTTACGATCTTTACAG ATACAGTACGTATTATCCACCATATACCGGGCAAACAACAACATCGTCAACGTTCTATCCGGAGCTGACCACGTTTTCCGTGCCACGAACCGGCGATTTCACGAACAGCACCGAACAAAAAGATCCAACAACAGGAATTAAAATTGAGAAAGATG GTACCGTGCCAATTTCGGATACACTTCTTCATGCCTCATCGACAATGTCCGGCGATGATGTCACAATGGAGACCACTGATCCAAATAATCCACCAAGGAGAAGCAAAT TGGATCGCAGGAAAGCGGCTACGATGAGGGAACGACGACGATTACGTAAAGTGAATGAGGCATTTGAAATTGTTAAACAGAGGACATGTCCGAATCCGAATCAAAGGCTACCGAAG GTTGAAATTTTACGTTCCGCTATCGAATACATTACTAAATTAGAAACAATGTTACATGCAGAAGGAAAGATGACAAAAATTATGGCACAAAATCAGATGGCAATGCACGGTCACAGTGGTGGTGAATATCTG CCATCTACGTCGGGACAATTTCCGGCAACATTTGATGGTTTTGAAGATGACGATGTATCTGATTCTGACGATGTCGACAGTCCACAGCCTACCG CGGACGGTCGGAAGCGGACGTCGTTGGATCGTCTATCGCGCATAGTGGCAAACATTGCGGGCGAGGAAGGGGTCGTGGCCGTACCAACGGGTCAAACACAAGCCGAACAACACGCAAATGATCAGGTCGATAGTGGTGAAGCAGAAAAGAAGCTTGCTGTTCTGCTGTAG
- a CDS encoding hypothetical protein (NECATOR_CHRII.G4800.T2) has protein sequence MNDQNCQYDQLYGGYASAAQGSRVLSTTGTTEITTLTPFAAPQPTTDYAVGYDLYRYSTYYPPYTGQTTTSSTFYPELTTFSVPRTGDFTNSTEQKDPTTGIKIEKDGTVPISDTLLHASSTMSGDDVTMETTDPNNPPRRSKLDRRKAATMRERRRLRKVNEAFEIVKQRTCPNPNQRLPKVEILRSAIEYITKLETMLHAEGKMTKIMAQNQMAMHGHSGGEYLPSTSGQFPATFDGFEDDDVSDSDDVDSPQPTADGRKRTSLDRLSRIVANIAGEEGVVAVPTGQTQAEQHANDQVDSGEAEKKLAVLL, from the exons ATGAACGATCAGAATTGTCAATACGATCAATTGTACGGAGGATACGCGAGCGCTGCTCAAGGATCACGGGTTCTATCGACAACAGGTACCACAGAAATCACCACGTTAACACCGTTCGCCGCTCCACAACCAACTACCGACTACGCTGTGGGTTACGATCTTTACAG ATACAGTACGTATTATCCACCATATACCGGGCAAACAACAACATCGTCAACGTTCTATCCGGAGCTGACCACGTTTTCCGTGCCACGAACCGGCGATTTCACGAACAGCACCGAACAAAAAGATCCAACAACAGGAATTAAAATTGAGAAAGATG GTACCGTGCCAATTTCGGATACACTTCTTCATGCCTCATCGACAATGTCCGGCGATGATGTCACAATGGAGACCACTGATCCAAATAATCCACCAAGGAGAAGCAAAT TGGATCGCAGGAAAGCGGCTACGATGAGGGAACGACGACGATTACGTAAAGTGAATGAGGCATTTGAAATTGTTAAACAGAGGACATGTCCGAATCCGAATCAAAGGCTACCGAAG GTTGAAATTTTACGTTCCGCTATCGAATACATTACTAAATTAGAAACAATGTTACATGCAGAAGGAAAGATGACAAAAATTATGGCACAAAATCAGATGGCAATGCACGGTCACAGTGGTGGTGAATATCTG CCATCTACGTCGGGACAATTTCCGGCAACATTTGATGGTTTTGAAGATGACGATGTATCTGATTCTGACGATGTCGACAGTCCACAGCCTACCG CGGACGGTCGGAAGCGGACGTCGTTGGATCGTCTATCGCGCATAGTGGCAAACATTGCGGGCGAGGAAGGGGTCGTGGCCGTACCAACGGGTCAAACACAAGCCGAACAACACGCAAATGATCAGGTCGATAGTGGTGAAGCAGAAAAGAAGCTTGCTGTTCTGCTGTAG